CCTTGCTGGGGTCTAGTCCGAACGCCACAGCCATGAGCTGAGTGATAAAGGTGACGGGAACGTTATAGCTCTTCTTCAACGCCTTGTTCACCCTTTCCTGGTACGCCTCGAGATTCAGCTGGCAGAGCGGGCAGGCCGTGGTCATGACCTTGGCCCCTTTAGAAGTCGCGCTCTCCAGAATATTACCCGCGAGTTCATACCCATAATCCAGTTCCGTGAGAAATATACCGGACCCGCAGCATTTGATTTTGTGCGAGAAATTAACCGATTCCGCACCCAGAGCCTCGATAAGCCGATCCATGACCACGGGGCGTTCCACACTGTCGTATTCCCCATAGGGGCGCACCGTCTGGCAACCCACGTATCCGCCTACCTTCACTCCCTTGAGGGGTTTCTTAACCCGGCTCTTAATCGTTTCAACGCCGACGTCGTTGTAGAGCACATCCAGGACGTGGCGCACCTTTACAGATCCCTTGTAGGTCAGGTTGCCCTCCGCCAGAATCGAGTTGACCTTCTGCATCAAGGCCGGGTCTTCCCCTAGCTCCCGGTTCACCTGATTCATTACAATGTAGCAGGAGGAGCAGGGCGCAACGATATCGTAGCCGCCTTGAGCTTCGGCCAAGGCCAGATTACGTGCATTGAGAACGACCTGCGAAAGATGGTTGGCGCCGATGTAGGATATACTGGCCCCACAGCAGTTCCAATCTTCGATCTCCCGCAGTTCCACGCCCAGGGCCTTGAACACGGATTCCACGGATATCAGATAGTTGGAGGCGCTGGTCTCGAGGCTGCACCCCGAATAGAGAAAATACTTAGTCATTTGCTCCCCCCCTTTCCCATGGCCTCCGCCTTGTCCAGCATCTTTTGGAGGGTGGCGATGTTCTTGATCTTCTTTCCCTGGATACCGGGGATGGCGCTCATGATGTTCATACGTTTGTGCTTCAGCATGTTCAGGGCGATGTCCTTCATTTCAAGGCCTCTTTTCGCCCCGGCTACAAGTCCGTCAGCCAGATAGTAATTTCGGGCGGCTACACCTTCGTCCACTCTACCTGTCTTATAGATGCAGTCCCAGAATGCTTTTCCGAATTTGGACGATTCTTTTCTAGGAACGAATCCGCTCCGAAGAGCGTGGTGCGCCAGGCCGTGCATCACCTCCATTACCGGAACCTTACGGGGACAGCGAACAATGCACGTATAGCAGGATGTGCACAGCATAATATCCTTGGAGG
The genomic region above belongs to Deltaproteobacteria bacterium and contains:
- a CDS encoding 4Fe-4S dicluster domain-containing protein; translated protein: MAQKASSKYDPTFAKEVFEKVDSGEEIKKCMQCGVCAASCPLADKMEFSPRKIFTMIRAGERQKVLASKDIMLCTSCYTCIVRCPRKVPVMEVMHGLAHHALRSGFVPRKESSKFGKAFWDCIYKTGRVDEGVAARNYYLADGLVAGAKRGLEMKDIALNMLKHKRMNIMSAIPGIQGKKIKNIATLQKMLDKAEAMGKGGSK
- a CDS encoding CoB--CoM heterodisulfide reductase iron-sulfur subunit B family protein, which encodes MTKYFLYSGCSLETSASNYLISVESVFKALGVELREIEDWNCCGASISYIGANHLSQVVLNARNLALAEAQGGYDIVAPCSSCYIVMNQVNRELGEDPALMQKVNSILAEGNLTYKGSVKVRHVLDVLYNDVGVETIKSRVKKPLKGVKVGGYVGCQTVRPYGEYDSVERPVVMDRLIEALGAESVNFSHKIKCCGSGIFLTELDYGYELAGNILESATSKGAKVMTTACPLCQLNLEAYQERVNKALKKSYNVPVTFITQLMAVAFGLDPSKDACLDRNIIPVEKALKTAA